A portion of the Gossypium arboreum isolate Shixiya-1 chromosome 8, ASM2569848v2, whole genome shotgun sequence genome contains these proteins:
- the LOC108469070 gene encoding cytochrome P450 734A1-like, whose translation MEVMLQWPSKLVFITSMALLMVVMMMKVVVLLWWKPKKIESHFLKQGIKGPPYHFFIGNVKELVGMMLKASATPMPDFSHNILPRVLSFYHHWKKIYGTPFIVWFGPTVRVTVSDPDLIKEIFISKSELYEKNEAHPLIKQLEGDGLLSLKGQKWAHHRKIITPTFHMENLKLLVPVMTQRMTDMLDKWSAMSANGSRDVEIDVCEWFQTLTEDIITRTVFGTSYEDGKAIFCLQAQQMVLAAETFQKVFIPGYRFMPTRRNIRCWKLDKEIRKSLMKLIESRKSDNRRGEDGAKDLLGLMIESSYSSPDMSVDDIIEECKSFFFAGKQTTSNLLTWTTVLLAMHPQWQVQARDEVLKVCGSRDLPTKDDVVKFKTLTMILNESLRLYPPTIATIRRAKSDVELGGYMIPCGTELLIPILAVHHDQTIWGNDANEFNPGRFSEGVARAAKHPIGFIPFGLGVRTCIGQNLAVLQAKLALSIILQRFTFRLAPTYQHAPTVLMLLYPQYGAPIIFQPR comes from the exons atGGAAGTAATGTTACAGTGGCCATCGAAGCTTGTTTTCATCACTTCCATGGCGTTACTCATGGTGGTGATGATGATGAAAGTGGTGGTGTTGTTATGGTGGAAACCAAAGAAGATCGAAAGCCATTTCTTAAAACAAGGGATTAAAGGTCCACCTTACCATTTCTTCATCGGCAATGTTAAAGAACTTGTGGGGATGATGTTGAAAGCTTCTGCAACTCCCATGCCTGATTTCTCTCATAATATTCTCCCAAGGGTCCTTTCTTTTTATCACCATTGGAAGAAAATCTATG GTACACCATTTATTGTCTGGTTCGGACCCACGGTTCGGGTCACAGTGTCGGATCCTGATCTGATAAAGGAAATCTTCATCTCCAAGTCCGAATTGTATGAAAAAAATGAAGCCCACCCTTTGATTAAACAGCTTGAAGGTGATGGCCTCCTTAGTCTAAAAGGTCAAAAATGGGCTCATCATCGCAAAATAATTACACCCACTTTCCATATGGAAAATCTCAAA TTGCTTGTGCCGGTGATGACACAACGAATGACCGATATGCTTGACAAATGGTCCGCAATGTCGGCCAATGGCTCTAGGGACGTTGAAATCGACGTCTGCGAGTGGTTTCAAACGCTTACGGAAGACATCATTACGCGTACCGTGTTCGGGACTAGTTACGAAGACGGAAAGGCTATTTTTTGTTTACAAGCTCAACAAATGGTACTCGCTGCCGAGACATTTCAGAAAGTGTTCATCCCTGGCTATAG GTTTATGCCGACGAGACGAAATATAAGATGTTGGAAATTGGACAAAGAGATTAGAAAATCGTTGATGAAACTGATCGAAAGTCGAAAATCAGATAATAGAAGAGGAGAGGACGGAGCAAAAGATTTGCTGGGATTAATGATCGAATCTTCGTATTCAAGTCCGGATATGAGTGTGGATGACATAATTGAAGAGTGCAAGAGTTTTTTCTTTGCAGGCAAACAAACCACGTCCAATTTGCTGACGTGGACAACTGTTTTGCTAGCAATGCACCCACAGTGGCAGGTGCAAGCACGTGATGAGGTGTTAAAGGTGTGTGGATCACGTGACTTACCCACCAAAGATGATGTTGTCAAATTTAAGACG TTGACTATGATATTAAATGAATCACTTCGGTTATATCCACCAACAATAGCCACAATAAGACGGGCCAAATCAGATGTTGAGCTTGGGGGTTACATGATTCCATGTGGGACTGAACTTTTAATACCAATCTTGGCCGTTCACCATGATCAAACCATATGGGGCAATGATGCTAATGAGTTTAACCCAGGCCGATTTTCCGAAGGTGTGGCACGTGCAGCAAAACACCCGATCGGTTTCATCCCGTTTGGTCTTGGGGTTCGGACATGCATTGGACAAAACTTGGCCGTTTTACAAGCCAAGTTAGCCCTTTCAATTATACTTCAACGGTTTACCTTCCGATTGGCCCCAACTTACCAACATGCTCCAACAGTTCTCATGCTACTTTATCCACAATATGGAGCCCCAATCATCTTTCAACCTCGATGA
- the LOC108467466 gene encoding nudix hydrolase 19, chloroplastic-like isoform X1 yields MAIILNSHLFAGNPLRSKTPKLHDPLSLSSSFESLKSHLHENPETHPPNSPFFKVLLFKKGRPLVSSSIEEEDGVAPSWHLGWIDLADCKIILGKHGVQLTETSLVYLGSRAEEHVVYWAMDVFENRELVTELRNSKQLCFVELRTLMIATDWTDSWVMGDLAIAGHGRALLEWHNQSRFCGHCGDKTVPKEAGRMKQCSNEICKKSVYPRLDPVVIMLVIDRENNRVLLGRQSRFVPRMWSCLAGFIEPGESLEEAVRREAYEETGIEVGEVVYHSSQPWPVGPNSLPCQLMVGFFAYAKSLEINVDKEELEDARWHSREDVRKALRFAEYKKEQRLAAAKVDQMIKAVKKRRSSSAGYLAKSGELAPMFVPGPFAIAHHLISTWANQDPPTGTKAQMKKPPSGFVSKL; encoded by the exons ATGGCAATTATCCTTAATTCCCATCTATTTGCAGGCAACCCTTTAAGATCCAAAACCCCTAAACTCCATGACCCACTCTCTCTTTCTTCATCGTTTGAGTCCCTCAAATCCCATCTCCACGAAAACCCAGAAACCCACCCTCCAAATTCCCCATTTTTCAAGGTCTTGCTTTTCAAAAAAGGCAGGCCATTGGTTTCATCTTCTATAGAAGAGGAGGATGGTGTTGCACCTAGTTGGCACCTTGGGTGGATCGATTTAGCTGATTGTAAAATCATCTTGGGCAAACACGGGGTTCAACTCACTGAGACGTCTTTGGTTTATTTAGGCTCAAGAGCTGAAGAACATGTTGTTTATTGGGCTATGGATGTGTTTGAAAATCGTGAGTTGGTTACTGAATTGAGAAATAGCAAACAGCTTTGCTTTGTGGAACTTAGGACACTGATGATAGCTACTGATTGGACTGATTCGTGGGTTATGGGTGATTTAGCAATTGCTGGTCAT ggAAGGGCATTGCTCGAATGGCATAATCAATCAAGATTTTGTGGACATTGTGGTGATAAAACAGTCCCCAAAGAAGCTGGGAGAATGAAACAATGTTCTAATGAAATATGCAAAAAGAGTGTTTACCCTCGTCTTGATCCT GTTGTAATTATGTTGGTCATCGATAGAGAAAACAATCGTGTGCTTTTAGGTCGACAGTCCCGATTCGTACCTCGTATGTGGAGTTGCTTAGCCGGATTCATCGAG CCAGGGGAAAGCTTAGAAGAAGCGGTAAGGCGAGAAGCGTATGAAGAGACGGGTATCGAAGTTGGAGAAGTTGTCTATCATAGTTCTCAGCCATGGCCCG TTGGTCCAAATAGCCTTCCATGCCAGTTGATGGTCGGTTTCTTTGCATACGCGAAATCTCTCGAAATAAATGTGGATAAGGAAGAACTAGAAG ATGCTCGGTGGCACAGCCGAGAAGATGTGAGGAAGGCATTGAGATTTGCCGAATACAAGAAGGAGCAAAGATTGGCTGCAGCTAAGGTAGATCAGATGATCAAAGCAGTTAAAAAGCGACGGAGTTCATCGGCAGGTTATCTTGCGAAAAGTGGGGAACTCGCACCCATGTTTGTTCCGGGACCGTTCGCAATCGCCCATCATCTCATCTCAACCTGGGCTAACCAAGATCCACCAACCGGCACCAAAGCTCAAATGAAAAAACCTCCTAGTGGTTTTGTTTCGAAACTATAG
- the LOC108467466 gene encoding nudix hydrolase 19, chloroplastic-like isoform X2, giving the protein MAIILNSHLFAGNPLRSKTPKLHDPLSLSSSFESLKSHLHENPETHPPNSPFFKVLLFKKGRPLVSSSIEEEDGVAPSWHLGWIDLADCKIILGKHGVQLTETSLVYLGSRAEEHVVYWAMDVFENRELVTELRNSKQLCFVELRTLMIATDWTDSWVMGDLAIAGHVVIMLVIDRENNRVLLGRQSRFVPRMWSCLAGFIEPGESLEEAVRREAYEETGIEVGEVVYHSSQPWPVGPNSLPCQLMVGFFAYAKSLEINVDKEELEDARWHSREDVRKALRFAEYKKEQRLAAAKVDQMIKAVKKRRSSSAGYLAKSGELAPMFVPGPFAIAHHLISTWANQDPPTGTKAQMKKPPSGFVSKL; this is encoded by the exons ATGGCAATTATCCTTAATTCCCATCTATTTGCAGGCAACCCTTTAAGATCCAAAACCCCTAAACTCCATGACCCACTCTCTCTTTCTTCATCGTTTGAGTCCCTCAAATCCCATCTCCACGAAAACCCAGAAACCCACCCTCCAAATTCCCCATTTTTCAAGGTCTTGCTTTTCAAAAAAGGCAGGCCATTGGTTTCATCTTCTATAGAAGAGGAGGATGGTGTTGCACCTAGTTGGCACCTTGGGTGGATCGATTTAGCTGATTGTAAAATCATCTTGGGCAAACACGGGGTTCAACTCACTGAGACGTCTTTGGTTTATTTAGGCTCAAGAGCTGAAGAACATGTTGTTTATTGGGCTATGGATGTGTTTGAAAATCGTGAGTTGGTTACTGAATTGAGAAATAGCAAACAGCTTTGCTTTGTGGAACTTAGGACACTGATGATAGCTACTGATTGGACTGATTCGTGGGTTATGGGTGATTTAGCAATTGCTGGTCAT GTTGTAATTATGTTGGTCATCGATAGAGAAAACAATCGTGTGCTTTTAGGTCGACAGTCCCGATTCGTACCTCGTATGTGGAGTTGCTTAGCCGGATTCATCGAG CCAGGGGAAAGCTTAGAAGAAGCGGTAAGGCGAGAAGCGTATGAAGAGACGGGTATCGAAGTTGGAGAAGTTGTCTATCATAGTTCTCAGCCATGGCCCG TTGGTCCAAATAGCCTTCCATGCCAGTTGATGGTCGGTTTCTTTGCATACGCGAAATCTCTCGAAATAAATGTGGATAAGGAAGAACTAGAAG ATGCTCGGTGGCACAGCCGAGAAGATGTGAGGAAGGCATTGAGATTTGCCGAATACAAGAAGGAGCAAAGATTGGCTGCAGCTAAGGTAGATCAGATGATCAAAGCAGTTAAAAAGCGACGGAGTTCATCGGCAGGTTATCTTGCGAAAAGTGGGGAACTCGCACCCATGTTTGTTCCGGGACCGTTCGCAATCGCCCATCATCTCATCTCAACCTGGGCTAACCAAGATCCACCAACCGGCACCAAAGCTCAAATGAAAAAACCTCCTAGTGGTTTTGTTTCGAAACTATAG
- the LOC108468101 gene encoding uncharacterized protein LOC108468101 — MTGEPVNPKAYPLADAQLTTTILDLVQQAANYKQLKKGANEATKTLNRGISEFVVMAADTEPLEILLHLPLLAEDKNVPYVFVPSKQALGRACGVTRPVIACSVTSNEGSQLKSQIQQLKDAIEKLLI, encoded by the exons Atg ACTGGAGAACCAGTGAACCCCAAAGCATACCCTTTAGCAGATGCTCAATTAACGACGACGATTTTGGATCTCGTTCAACAAGCTGCTAACTACAAGCAGCTCAAAAAGGGAGCTAATGAAG CTACTAAGACACTTAATAGAGGTATATCGGAGTTTGTTGTCATGGCTGCCGATACTGAGCCTCTTGAGATTCTTTTGCATCTTCCTTTGCTTGCTGAAGATAAG AATGTCCCATATGTATTTGTTCCCTCAAAGCAAGCACTTGGCCGAGCATGCGGTGTCACAAGACCTGTAATCGCATGCTCCGTCACATCAAATGAAGGAAGCCAGTTGAAATCGCAAATACAACAGCTCAAG GATGCCATTGAGAAGCTCCTAATCTAA
- the LOC108468943 gene encoding uncharacterized protein LOC108468943, which produces MSGGTPVGGGYIRQRHSQGYASSNEDLEDDACSRLQPFSPSIPRAKTWTEVLENVLWVASALFIIYFGDRHSNLIYLLLHDERIRRMPLYLGLVSTVFSVAIFFYMSIITWSVRRFDEKWELLSINALPFLTLLGLISFCLLCFALWPIWGFLTLPLLFTLFMAGLVVYPHIMIETLRQQNDSFRID; this is translated from the exons ATGTCTGGTGGGACACCAGTTGGTGGTGGATACATAAGGCAAAGGCATAGTCAAGGATATGCATCAAGCAATGAAGACCTTGAAGATGATGCTTGTTCAAGGTTACAACCATTTTCACCTTCAATTCCAAGAGCTAAGACTTGGACTGAGGTATTGGAAAATGTGCTTTGGGTTGCTTCAGCATTGTTCATTATCTACTTTGGTGATAGGCACTCCAATTTGATATATCTATTGTTGCATGATGAAAGAATTAGAAG AATGCCGTTGTACCTTGGCTTGGTTAGCACCGTATTCAGCGTCGCCATTTTCTTTTACATGAGCATAATAACGTGGAGCGTAAGGAGATTCGATGAGAAGTGGGAGTTGTTAAGCATAAATGCTTTGCCATTTCTTACCTTGCTCGGACTTATCTCGTTTTGCTT GCTCTGCTTTGCTTTATGGCCTATTTGGGGTTTCTTGACCCTTCCTCTTCTG TTCACGTTGTTTATGGCCGGTTTAGTTGTATACCCTCATATAATGATCGAGACCCTAAGGCAGCAAAATGATTCTTTCCGTATAGATTAA
- the LOC108468123 gene encoding probable ethanolamine kinase isoform X2: MDVEANKAKQIINDNNNDCAKVNSNSTIDDSIPHSSLSVDTALPFPLMSPRIIELCKDLFRKWAKLDDSCFSVETVSGGITNLLLKVSVKEESGDNVAVTVRLYGPNTEYVIDRERELQAIKYLSAAGFGAKLLGVFGNGMVQSFINARTLTPLDMRKPKLAAEIAKQLCRFHQVEIPGPKEPQLWVDMFKFFEKASALRFEDPDKQRIYETILFKEVHKEATQLKELTELFSGPVVFAHNDLLSGNLMLNDEQDKLYIIDFEYGSYNYRGFDIGNHFNEYAGYECDYSLYPSKEEQYHFLRHYLQPEKPYEVSEKDLEDLYVEANTFRLASHLIWALWGLIQARISPIDFDYLGYFFWRYNEYKKQKEKCFSLAQSHLSGSRTV, encoded by the exons ATGGATGTAGAAGCAAACAAAGCTAAGCAAATCATCAACGACAACAACAACGACTGCGCCAAAGTAAACAGTAATTCGACCATCGATGATTCAATCCCTCACTCTTCTCTCTCTGTTGATACAGCACTTCCTTTCCCCCTTATGTCCCCTCGCATCAT CGAGCTGTGTAAGGATCTGTTTAGGAAATGGGCGAAGTTGGATGATTCTTGCTTCTCTGTCGAGACTGTATCCGGTGGCATCACAAATCTCC TGCTAAAGGTGTCTGTGAAGGAAGAAAGTGGAGATAATGTGGCTGTAACTGTTAGATTATATGGACCTAACACAGAATATGTCATTGACCGTGAACGTGAGTTACAG GCAATCAAATACCTTTCAGCTGCAGGATTTGGTGCCAAGTTGCTTGGAGTTTTTGGAAATGGCATGGTTCAATCATTTATAAATGCGCGCACATTAACTCCTTTGG ACATGAGAAAGCCAAAGCTGGCTGCTGAAATCGCTAAGCAGCTTTGTCGATTCCATCAAGTGGAAATTCCAGGTCCTAAAGAACCTCAGCTATGGGTTGACATGTTCAAGTTCTTTGAGAAAG CATCTGCGCTCCGGTTTGAAGATCCTGATAAACAGAGGATATATGAGACAATTTTGTTTAAGGAAGTGCATAAGGAAGCTACACAGCTGAAG GAATTGACAGAGCTTTTCAGTGGTCCAGTAGTATTTGCTCACAATGATTTACTTTCTGGAAATTTGATGCTTAACGACGAACAAG ATAAGCTCTACATAATAGACTTTGAGTACGGGTCATACAATTACAGAGGCTTTGACATTGGAAATCACTTCAATGAATATGCAGGCTATGAGTGTGACTATAGCTT GTATCCTAGTAAAGAAGAACAATATCATTTTCTCAGGCATTATTTGCAACCCGAAAAACCATATGAG GTATCAGAAAAAGATCTTGAGGATCTTTACGTCGAGGCAAATACATTCAGGTTAGCTTCACACTTAATTTGGGCTTTATGGGGGCTAATCCAG GCAAGGATATCTCCGATTGATTTTGATTATCTTGGTTATTTCTTCTGGCGGTACAACGAATACAAGAAGCAGAAGGAGAAGTGCTTCTCCCTTGCACAGTCTCACTTATCCGGATCTCGAACAGTATAA
- the LOC108469098 gene encoding DEAD-box ATP-dependent RNA helicase 52C-like translates to MTRNGVFTESTWKPTRPTRPRYLPPHLRPQNDNAGFLDNATRTPELTRSRFNSHQPARSTRCRGRGRGPRFAGRRNLNWEDEKFDELEVIDDALEGTNETNNNLEAYEDIPVQASGDNIPPPVATFAEIGLGDGLKKNIRRCNYLKPTPIQRYAIPIAVAGRDLMACAQTGSGKTAAFCFPIISGVLKDPSLVSGHGDGGGVGGSAAVACPLALILAPTRELSCQIFEEAKKFAYMTGVKISVAYGGTPIYQQLRSLEKGVDILVATPGRLVDMIERARVSLGMIKYLALDEADRMLDMGFEPQIRKIVEQMDMPPPGTRQTMLFSATFPDDIQRLASDFLSDYIFLAVGRVGSSTDLIVQRVELVQEMDKRSHLLDLLRSQRSNATPHSKHALTLVFVETKRGANELERWLSRNGFPAIAMHGDKVQMEREQALRSFKSGATPILVATDVASRGLDIPHVAHVINFDMPKNIDDYVHRIGRTGRAGKCGLATAFFSDKNMPLAKSLTELMKESNQEVPSWLVQHAENHSASGWVRHSGPDFGGYDFRRGTASSSNYNDTYAVPAIDGYHAAASVNDQPFLSSGNFYSDPSVKTGNVDYLYTDAAAAPYEYAYGYGSVIASGWD, encoded by the exons ATGACTCGGAATGGTGTGTTTACTGAGTCAACTTGGAAACCGACTCGCCCAACTAGACCAAGGTACCTTCCTCCCCATTTGAGACCTCAAAATGACAATGCTGGCTTTCTTGACAATGCTACCCGTACCCCTGAGTTAACTCGCTCACGTTTTAACTCTCACCAACCCGCTCGTTCCACCCGCTGTCGAGGCCGTGGCCGTGGACCACGGTTCGCCGGTCGCCGGAACCTGAACTGGGAAGATGAAAAGTTCGACGAGCTTGAAGTTATTGACGACGCGTTAGAAGGAACAAACGAGACTAACAACAACTTGgaagcctacgaggacattccggTACAAGCGAGCGGCGACAACATACCGCCGCCGGTGGCGACATTTGCGGAAATCGGTTTGGGGGATGGTTTGAAGAAAAATATAAGGAGGTGCAATTACCTGAAGCCAACGCCAATACAACGCTACGCTATACCCATAGCGGTAGCCGGTCGGGACTTGATGGCTTGTGCTCAAACAGGATCAGGCAAAACGGCTGCCTTCTGTTTTCCCATCATTTCTGGGGTTTTAAAGGACCCATCCTTGGTTTCCGGTCATGGTGATGGTGGTGGCGTTGGCGGAAGTGCGGCGGTGGCGTGTCCCCTTGCCCTTATTTTAGCTCCTACCAGAGAGTTGTCTTGTCAG atattcgaagAGGCAAAGAAATTTGCTTATATGACTGGTGTTAAAATCTCTGTTGCATATGGAGGGACTCCTATTTATCAGCAG TTGAGAAGCTTAGAAAAAGGTGTTGATATACTGGTTGCTACACCTGGCCGGCTGGTGGATATGATTGAGAGAGCAAGGGTTTCACTTGGGATGATAAAATATTTAGCTTTAGATGAGGCAGATAGAATGTTGGATATGGGGTTTGAGCCTCAGATTCGTAAGATTGTTGAGCAAATGGACATGCCTCCACCTGGAACAAGGCAAACTATGCTTTTCAGTGCTACATTTCCAGATGATATACAG AGACTTGCTTCCGATTTCCTTTCGGACTATATATTTTTGGCTGTTGGAAGGGTTGGTTCCAGCACTGATTTGATTGTCCAGAGAGTTGAATTAGTTCAAGAAATGGACAAAAGAAGCCATCTTTTGGATCTTCTTCGTTCTCAAAGGTCCAATGCAACTCCCCATAGCAAG CATGCTTTAACTCTTGTTTTCGTGGAGACAAAGAGAGGCGCAAATGAATTGGAACGTTGGTTATCGAGGAACGGTTTTCCAGCCATTGCAATGCATGGTGACAAAGTGCAGATG GAAAGAGAGCAAGCTCTGAGATCTTTCAAAAGTGGTGCTACTCCAATACTAGTTGCTACTGATGTTGCTTCACGTGGACTTGACATCCCTCATGTTGCACACGTTATTAACTTTGACATGCCGAAAAACATAGATGATTACGTGCATCGGATAGGTCGGACCGGCCGTGCCGGGAAATGCGGACTGGCTACCGCGTTCTTCAGCGACAAGAACATGCCTCTAGCAAAGTCATTGACTGAATTAATGAAGGAGTCAAACCAGGAAGTTCCATCTTGGCTAGTCCAACATGCTGAGAATCACTCTGCCAGCGGTTGGGTTAGACACAGTGGACCCGATTTTGGTGGCTACGACTTCCGAAGAGGCACAGCATCTTCAAGCAATTACAATGATACTTATGCTGTTCCTGCCATTGATGGTTACCATGCTGCTGCAAGTGTCAATGATCAACCTTTTCTTAGCAGTGGCAACTTTTACTCCGATCCTTCTGTCAAAACCGGTAATGTCGATTATCTCTACACTGATGCCGCCGCCGCTCCATACGAATATGCGTACGGTTACGGATCGGTTATTGCCAGTGGCTGGGACTAG
- the LOC108468123 gene encoding probable ethanolamine kinase isoform X1, producing the protein MDVEANKAKQIINDNNNDCAKVNSNSTIDDSIPHSSLSVDTALPFPLMSPRIIELCKDLFRKWAKLDDSCFSVETVSGGITNLLLKVSVKEESGDNVAVTVRLYGPNTEYVIDRERELQAIKYLSAAGFGAKLLGVFGNGMVQSFINARTLTPLDMRKPKLAAEIAKQLCRFHQVEIPGPKEPQLWVDMFKFFEKASALRFEDPDKQRIYETILFKEVHKEATQLKELTELFSGPVVFAHNDLLSGNLMLNDEQDKLYIIDFEYGSYNYRGFDIGNHFNEYAGYECDYSLYPSKEEQYHFLRHYLQPEKPYEVSEKDLEDLYVEANTFRQGYLRLILIILVISSGGTTNTRSRRRSASPLHSLTYPDLEQYKIVSLHANNKNSVCHGFVE; encoded by the exons ATGGATGTAGAAGCAAACAAAGCTAAGCAAATCATCAACGACAACAACAACGACTGCGCCAAAGTAAACAGTAATTCGACCATCGATGATTCAATCCCTCACTCTTCTCTCTCTGTTGATACAGCACTTCCTTTCCCCCTTATGTCCCCTCGCATCAT CGAGCTGTGTAAGGATCTGTTTAGGAAATGGGCGAAGTTGGATGATTCTTGCTTCTCTGTCGAGACTGTATCCGGTGGCATCACAAATCTCC TGCTAAAGGTGTCTGTGAAGGAAGAAAGTGGAGATAATGTGGCTGTAACTGTTAGATTATATGGACCTAACACAGAATATGTCATTGACCGTGAACGTGAGTTACAG GCAATCAAATACCTTTCAGCTGCAGGATTTGGTGCCAAGTTGCTTGGAGTTTTTGGAAATGGCATGGTTCAATCATTTATAAATGCGCGCACATTAACTCCTTTGG ACATGAGAAAGCCAAAGCTGGCTGCTGAAATCGCTAAGCAGCTTTGTCGATTCCATCAAGTGGAAATTCCAGGTCCTAAAGAACCTCAGCTATGGGTTGACATGTTCAAGTTCTTTGAGAAAG CATCTGCGCTCCGGTTTGAAGATCCTGATAAACAGAGGATATATGAGACAATTTTGTTTAAGGAAGTGCATAAGGAAGCTACACAGCTGAAG GAATTGACAGAGCTTTTCAGTGGTCCAGTAGTATTTGCTCACAATGATTTACTTTCTGGAAATTTGATGCTTAACGACGAACAAG ATAAGCTCTACATAATAGACTTTGAGTACGGGTCATACAATTACAGAGGCTTTGACATTGGAAATCACTTCAATGAATATGCAGGCTATGAGTGTGACTATAGCTT GTATCCTAGTAAAGAAGAACAATATCATTTTCTCAGGCATTATTTGCAACCCGAAAAACCATATGAG GTATCAGAAAAAGATCTTGAGGATCTTTACGTCGAGGCAAATACATTCAG GCAAGGATATCTCCGATTGATTTTGATTATCTTGGTTATTTCTTCTGGCGGTACAACGAATACAAGAAGCAGAAGGAGAAGTGCTTCTCCCTTGCACAGTCTCACTTATCCGGATCTCGAACAGTATAAGATTGTAAGTTTACACGCTAATAACAAAAATTCTGTATGTCATGGATTTGTAGAGTAA